Proteins encoded by one window of Streptomyces sp. NBC_01477:
- a CDS encoding response regulator transcription factor, producing the protein MRLLLVEDDDRVAAAVSALLGKHGFDVRHARSGEEAIQALLPDGGPSFDCVLLDLGLPDQDGFEVCSRIRRRTATPVIMVTARADVRSRIHGLNLGADDYIVKPYDTGELIARIHAVSRRLPLSPAGLAPPGPGPGGGPAAGAQTAEPAGQRTRLLLGPIAIELPSRRVTVDGDPIVLTRKEFDLLALLAGRPGVVFRREQIISEVWRTAWEGTGRTLEVHVASLRSKLRTPAMIETVRGVGYRLVVPSAG; encoded by the coding sequence ATGCGGCTGCTGCTGGTGGAGGACGACGACCGGGTTGCCGCGGCCGTCTCCGCACTCCTCGGCAAGCACGGATTCGACGTCAGGCACGCCCGCAGCGGCGAGGAGGCGATCCAGGCGCTGCTGCCCGACGGCGGGCCCTCCTTCGACTGCGTCCTGCTGGACCTCGGCCTGCCCGACCAGGACGGTTTCGAGGTGTGCAGCCGGATCAGGCGCCGGACCGCCACTCCGGTGATCATGGTCACCGCCCGTGCCGATGTCAGGTCCCGGATCCACGGTCTGAACCTGGGCGCCGACGACTACATCGTGAAGCCCTACGACACCGGGGAACTGATCGCCCGTATCCACGCTGTCAGCCGCCGTCTGCCGCTCAGTCCCGCCGGCCTCGCTCCGCCCGGCCCGGGTCCCGGGGGTGGGCCGGCCGCGGGTGCGCAGACCGCCGAACCCGCCGGGCAGCGCACCCGGCTGCTGCTCGGCCCGATCGCCATCGAACTGCCCAGCCGCCGGGTCACCGTGGACGGCGACCCGATCGTGCTGACCCGAAAGGAGTTCGACCTGCTGGCGCTGCTCGCCGGGCGGCCCGGGGTGGTCTTCCGCCGGGAGCAGATCATCAGCGAGGTGTGGCGGACCGCGTGGGAGGGTACGGGCCGCACCCTTGAGGTCCATGTGGCGTCCCTGCGCTCGAAGCTGCGCACCCCGGCCATGATCGAGACGGTGCGCGGGGTCGGCTACCGGCTCGTCGTGCCGTCCGCCGGCTGA
- a CDS encoding FAD-dependent monooxygenase, which translates to MDPVIVAGAGPVGLTLALALARRDVPVILLDEAEVIADAEGLRRSRTAVLGPAEVALVERLGCPAVREDGAAWTGWRTVRRRDEVARIDFGADEAPVHIAQHRLENGLRQALLGCGSVRIVAGCRVDALEQDGRGVTVHTNGSHDTWWRGSYLVGCDGPRSTVRKLLGVRFPGRTAVDRHAVAVVRADLPEPGVALLHRDPPGAPAGQEVTARPLPEGLWRLDWLLPVQARALTPDALVERLRGTLTAWCGSVVPYEVVGSADYSVHQRLARRWRSGRVFLAGDAAHLMGALGAQSVEEGLRDAENLCWKLALAWHDGASKLLLNSYEAERRGAVGARLRATDQVLPMLRASGAWQNVRQSLLSGSTRGQAELLTDSHLGRGAAAASRVYGRSPLALPAPRSGGGRSGASPLVAGCDTPPGGRVSDVQVTALDGTVGRLRDRLGRGLVVVLIAPGTGVWESRHWLTAGLMPRLASAVAALPTPAELLVAETYPGATAHSVLLIRPDGHLVTSMVGCRPAELYSYADLARGGPPTSAEGDGPDADDQHDDAREAPGSGAAGTRVSGRTR; encoded by the coding sequence GTGGACCCGGTGATCGTCGCGGGGGCAGGCCCTGTGGGCCTGACCCTCGCCCTCGCGCTGGCCCGCCGCGACGTCCCCGTCATCCTCCTCGACGAGGCGGAGGTGATCGCCGACGCCGAGGGGCTGCGGCGCTCGCGCACCGCCGTGCTCGGTCCGGCAGAAGTCGCGCTGGTCGAGCGGCTCGGCTGTCCCGCCGTCCGCGAGGACGGCGCCGCCTGGACCGGCTGGCGGACCGTACGCCGGCGCGACGAGGTGGCGCGGATCGACTTCGGGGCGGACGAGGCCCCGGTGCACATCGCGCAGCACCGGCTGGAGAACGGCCTGCGGCAGGCGCTGCTCGGCTGCGGCTCCGTCCGGATCGTGGCGGGCTGCCGGGTGGACGCGCTGGAGCAGGACGGACGCGGGGTCACGGTGCACACCAACGGCTCGCACGACACCTGGTGGCGGGGCAGCTATCTGGTGGGCTGCGACGGCCCGCGGTCGACGGTCCGCAAGCTGCTGGGGGTGCGTTTCCCGGGCCGCACGGCGGTGGACCGGCACGCTGTGGCGGTGGTGCGCGCCGACCTTCCCGAGCCGGGCGTGGCCCTGCTGCACCGGGACCCGCCGGGGGCGCCGGCCGGGCAGGAGGTGACGGCGCGGCCGCTTCCCGAGGGGTTGTGGCGGCTGGACTGGCTGCTGCCGGTGCAGGCGCGTGCGCTCACCCCTGACGCTCTGGTGGAGCGGCTGCGCGGCACGCTCACCGCGTGGTGCGGCAGCGTCGTGCCCTACGAGGTCGTGGGCTCCGCCGACTACTCGGTGCATCAGCGGCTGGCCAGGCGGTGGCGGTCCGGCCGGGTCTTCCTTGCCGGGGACGCCGCACACCTGATGGGGGCGCTCGGGGCGCAGAGTGTCGAGGAGGGGCTGCGGGACGCCGAGAACCTGTGCTGGAAGCTGGCCCTCGCGTGGCACGACGGCGCGTCCAAACTCCTGCTCAACAGTTACGAGGCCGAGCGGCGCGGCGCGGTCGGCGCCCGGCTGCGGGCCACCGACCAGGTGCTCCCGATGCTCCGGGCGAGCGGTGCCTGGCAGAACGTACGGCAGTCGCTGCTGTCGGGGTCGACCCGCGGGCAGGCGGAACTGCTGACCGACAGCCACCTGGGGCGGGGGGCGGCAGCCGCCTCCCGGGTCTACGGGCGTTCGCCGCTGGCGCTGCCCGCGCCGCGATCGGGCGGGGGCAGGTCCGGGGCGTCGCCGCTGGTGGCGGGGTGCGACACGCCGCCGGGCGGCCGGGTCAGCGATGTGCAGGTGACGGCGCTCGACGGTACGGTCGGGCGCCTGCGGGACCGGCTGGGGCGGGGGCTGGTGGTGGTCCTGATCGCGCCCGGCACCGGGGTGTGGGAGAGCAGGCACTGGCTGACGGCCGGGCTGATGCCCCGGCTGGCGTCCGCGGTCGCCGCGCTGCCCACTCCGGCGGAACTGCTGGTGGCCGAGACCTACCCGGGTGCGACGGCGCACAGTGTGCTGCTGATCCGGCCGGACGGCCATCTGGTCACGTCCATGGTCGGCTGCCGTCCGGCGGAGCTGTACTCCTATGCCGATCTGGCTCGCGGCGGTCCGCCGACCTCGGCCGAGGGGGACGGCCCGGACGCCGACGACCAGCACGATGACGCCCGAGAGGCCCCGGGGAGCGGCGCGGCGGGTACGCGGGTCAGCGGGCGTACGCGGTAG
- the recX gene encoding recombination regulator RecX — translation MRQMPRRRPRPRFRHRRRLPRPPLPRPDAMARRTQERGGSSESRASQEPPLDPEEQARALCLRLLTGTPRTRRQLADAMRKREIPDEVAEHVLERFQDVGLIDDQAFANAWVESRHRGRGLARRALAQELRHRGVDAELVTEAVGLLDPEQEEETARALVQRKLSGTRGLDRDRRIRRLAGMLARKGYGEGLALRVVRDALAQEKDDDDAELRPGVEGQDAWE, via the coding sequence ATGCGGCAGATGCCGCGGCGCCGGCCAAGGCCGAGGTTCCGGCACCGAAGAAGGCTGCCAAGGCCACCGCTGCCAAGGCCTGACGCCATGGCGCGCAGAACCCAGGAGCGCGGCGGCTCTTCCGAGTCGAGGGCCTCGCAAGAGCCGCCGCTCGATCCCGAGGAGCAGGCGCGGGCACTGTGCCTGCGCCTGCTCACCGGGACGCCGCGCACGCGCCGGCAGCTCGCCGACGCCATGCGCAAGCGCGAGATCCCCGACGAGGTCGCCGAACACGTCCTGGAGCGCTTCCAGGACGTGGGGCTGATTGACGATCAGGCGTTCGCCAACGCCTGGGTGGAGTCACGGCACCGCGGCCGCGGCCTGGCCCGCCGGGCACTCGCCCAGGAACTGCGTCACCGCGGGGTGGACGCCGAGTTGGTGACCGAGGCCGTCGGCCTGCTCGACCCCGAGCAGGAGGAGGAGACCGCACGGGCCCTCGTACAGCGAAAACTGTCCGGCACCCGCGGCCTTGACCGGGACCGGCGGATCCGGCGGCTGGCCGGAATGCTCGCACGCAAGGGATACGGCGAGGGGCTGGCACTGAGAGTGGTGCGCGACGCCCTCGCGCAGGAGAAGGACGACGACGACGCCGAGCTGCGGCCCGGCGTCGAGGGACAGGACGCATGGGAATAG
- the recA gene encoding recombinase RecA, producing the protein MAGNDRDKALDAALAQIERQFGKGAVMRLGDRPNEPIEVIPTGSTALDVALGVGGLPRGRVVEVYGPESSGKTTLTLHAVANAQKAGGTVAFVDAEHALDPDYAKALGVDTDNLLLSQPDTGEQALEIVDMLVRSGAIDLIVIDSVAALVPRAEIEGEMGDSHVGLQARLMSQALRKITSALNQSKTTAIFINQLREKIGVMFGSPETTTGGRALKFYASVRLDIRRIETLKDGTDAVGNRTRVKVVKNKVAPPFKQAEFDILYGHGISREGGLIDMGVEHGFVRKSGAWYTYEGDQLGQGKENVRNFLKDNPDLADEIEKRIKEKLGVGVPKKVEAAPAAQPGADAADAAAPAKAEVPAPKKAAKATAAKA; encoded by the coding sequence ATGGCAGGAAACGACCGCGACAAGGCGCTCGACGCCGCGCTCGCGCAGATTGAACGGCAGTTCGGCAAAGGCGCGGTCATGCGCCTCGGCGACCGGCCGAATGAGCCCATCGAGGTCATCCCCACCGGGTCGACCGCGCTGGACGTGGCCCTCGGCGTCGGCGGACTGCCGCGCGGCCGGGTGGTGGAGGTGTACGGCCCCGAGTCCTCAGGAAAGACCACGCTGACCCTGCACGCGGTGGCCAACGCGCAGAAGGCCGGCGGCACCGTGGCGTTCGTGGACGCCGAGCACGCCCTCGACCCCGACTACGCCAAGGCCCTCGGCGTGGACACCGACAACCTTCTGCTGTCGCAGCCGGACACCGGCGAGCAGGCGCTGGAGATCGTGGACATGCTGGTCCGCTCCGGCGCCATCGACCTCATCGTGATCGACTCCGTGGCAGCCCTCGTGCCGCGGGCCGAGATCGAGGGCGAGATGGGCGACTCGCACGTCGGCCTCCAGGCCCGGCTGATGAGCCAGGCGCTCCGCAAGATCACCAGCGCGCTCAACCAGTCGAAGACCACCGCGATCTTCATCAACCAGCTCCGCGAGAAGATCGGTGTGATGTTCGGCTCGCCGGAGACCACCACCGGTGGCCGGGCGCTGAAGTTCTACGCCTCGGTCCGGCTCGACATCCGCCGGATCGAGACGCTCAAGGACGGCACCGACGCGGTCGGCAACCGCACGCGCGTCAAGGTCGTCAAGAACAAGGTCGCGCCGCCCTTCAAGCAGGCCGAGTTCGACATCCTCTACGGCCACGGCATCAGCCGTGAGGGCGGTCTGATCGACATGGGCGTCGAGCACGGCTTCGTCCGCAAGTCCGGCGCCTGGTACACGTACGAGGGCGACCAGCTCGGCCAGGGCAAGGAGAACGTCCGCAACTTCCTCAAGGACAATCCGGACCTGGCGGACGAGATCGAGAAGCGGATCAAGGAGAAGCTGGGCGTCGGCGTGCCGAAGAAGGTCGAGGCGGCACCGGCGGCCCAGCCGGGCGCCGATGCGGCAGATGCCGCGGCGCCGGCCAAGGCCGAGGTTCCGGCACCGAAGAAGGCTGCCAAGGCCACCGCTGCCAAGGCCTGA
- a CDS encoding AI-2E family transporter, with the protein MAGSDDTPDPATPPAPPPDGPGPPDTPRAPRARMPRWLPRAVVLTLALIACYQFAHWAFDRLIGLLVNVLISFFCAVAIEPAVDWMATRKVRRGLATGLVILVVLIAAAGFVLALGSLLVDQISTIVRNLPRYVDDVVVWINKTFHSHLDTGDLRDNVLHSNWVRTYLANGASSVWGLSATVIGTVFQILTVLLFTYYFAADGPRLRRALCSVLPPAHQSEVLRAWEIAVAKTGGYLYSRALMALISGIAHYILLQVLGVPYAPALAVWVGLVSQFIPTVGTYLAGALPVLIAFTEDPWDALWVLCFVVVYQQFENYLLQPRITARTVDIHPAVAFGSVIAGTALLGAVGALIAIPVTATLQGFFAAYVRRYEVTDPRA; encoded by the coding sequence GTGGCAGGAAGCGACGACACCCCCGATCCGGCCACGCCTCCTGCGCCGCCCCCCGACGGACCCGGACCGCCCGACACGCCGCGCGCGCCCCGCGCCCGTATGCCGCGCTGGCTGCCGCGCGCAGTGGTGCTGACCCTCGCGCTCATCGCCTGCTACCAGTTCGCGCACTGGGCCTTCGACCGGCTCATCGGACTGCTGGTCAACGTGCTGATCTCGTTCTTCTGCGCCGTGGCCATCGAGCCCGCGGTGGACTGGATGGCCACCCGCAAGGTGCGCCGCGGGCTGGCCACCGGCCTGGTCATCCTCGTGGTCCTGATCGCGGCGGCGGGCTTCGTCCTGGCGCTCGGCTCGCTGCTGGTCGATCAGATCAGCACCATCGTGCGCAATCTGCCGCGGTACGTGGACGACGTCGTGGTGTGGATCAACAAGACCTTCCACTCGCACCTCGACACCGGCGATCTCAGGGACAACGTCCTGCACTCCAACTGGGTGCGCACCTACCTCGCGAACGGCGCCAGCAGCGTGTGGGGACTGTCGGCCACCGTCATCGGCACCGTGTTCCAGATCCTCACCGTGCTGCTGTTCACCTACTACTTCGCCGCCGACGGCCCGCGGCTGCGGCGGGCGCTGTGCTCCGTGCTGCCGCCCGCCCACCAGTCCGAGGTGCTGCGGGCCTGGGAGATCGCGGTCGCCAAGACCGGCGGCTATCTCTACTCCCGCGCTCTGATGGCGCTGATCTCCGGGATCGCGCACTACATCCTGCTCCAGGTGCTCGGAGTGCCCTACGCGCCCGCGCTCGCGGTCTGGGTCGGACTGGTCTCGCAGTTCATCCCGACCGTCGGCACCTATCTGGCGGGCGCGCTGCCGGTCCTGATCGCGTTCACCGAGGACCCGTGGGACGCCCTGTGGGTGCTGTGCTTCGTCGTGGTCTACCAGCAGTTCGAGAACTACCTGCTCCAGCCGCGGATCACCGCGCGCACCGTGGACATCCACCCTGCTGTCGCCTTCGGCTCGGTCATCGCGGGGACCGCCCTGCTCGGCGCGGTCGGCGCCCTCATCGCGATTCCCGTGACCGCCACACTCCAGGGTTTCTTCGCGGCCTACGTGCGGCGCTACGAGGTGACCGATCCCCGGGCCTGA
- a CDS encoding DUF3046 domain-containing protein — MRLTTFWERMRAHFGDAYADSFARDHVMAELGGRTVHQALDDGWETKDVWRAVCAAMDVPAARR; from the coding sequence ATGCGGTTGACGACTTTCTGGGAACGAATGCGCGCCCACTTCGGTGACGCCTACGCCGACTCCTTCGCACGTGACCATGTCATGGCGGAACTGGGCGGGCGTACGGTCCACCAGGCGCTGGACGACGGCTGGGAGACCAAGGACGTCTGGCGTGCGGTGTGCGCCGCGATGGACGTACCCGCCGCCCGGCGCTGA
- a CDS encoding AzlD domain-containing protein: protein MSTGANTWMAITVTAAGCYAVKLLGLSVPAGVLERPLVKRLAALVPIALLAALTALQTFGTDQLRLAVDARAAGLAAAWVAVLLRAPFLVVIAAAVLVTAAVRALSGAW, encoded by the coding sequence ATGAGCACAGGCGCGAACACCTGGATGGCGATCACCGTGACGGCGGCAGGCTGCTACGCCGTGAAACTGCTGGGTCTGTCCGTACCGGCAGGGGTGCTGGAACGACCGCTGGTCAAGCGGCTCGCGGCCCTGGTGCCGATCGCGCTGCTCGCCGCGCTCACCGCACTGCAGACCTTCGGGACCGATCAGCTGCGCCTTGCCGTCGACGCGCGCGCCGCCGGGCTCGCGGCCGCCTGGGTCGCGGTGCTGCTGCGGGCGCCGTTCCTGGTGGTGATCGCGGCAGCGGTGCTCGTCACCGCGGCGGTACGCGCGCTGTCCGGCGCATGGTGA
- a CDS encoding AzlC family ABC transporter permease — MPDRAADRPSSPLPSSSRSRVVRDALGVGVAVGLSGFAFGVTSAGAGLTVLQSCVLSLLVFTGASQFALVGALGAGGSPFTAAAGALFLGARNAFYGLRLSQLLRLPAVLRPLAAQWVIDESSAVALAQRDRASARLGFTVTGASLYVLWNLTTLLGALGASALGDPAAWGLDAAGPAVFLALLAPMVKGRTERAVAALAVALALTGLPLLPAGVPVLVAALAAPLVLTAGGRGRGGAGTAPAGPAKDEARQ, encoded by the coding sequence ATACCCGATCGGGCCGCAGACCGGCCATCGTCCCCACTTCCCTCCTCGTCCCGCTCACGCGTGGTCCGCGACGCCCTCGGCGTCGGTGTGGCCGTGGGCCTGTCCGGTTTCGCCTTCGGCGTGACCTCGGCCGGCGCCGGGCTCACCGTGCTGCAGAGCTGCGTACTGTCCCTGCTGGTCTTCACCGGCGCGTCCCAGTTCGCCCTGGTCGGTGCGCTCGGCGCGGGCGGCAGCCCCTTCACGGCGGCGGCCGGCGCGCTCTTCCTCGGCGCCCGCAACGCCTTCTACGGACTCCGCCTGTCCCAGCTCCTGCGGCTGCCCGCGGTGCTGCGCCCACTGGCGGCGCAATGGGTCATCGACGAGTCCTCCGCGGTGGCGCTCGCCCAGCGTGACCGGGCCAGTGCCCGGCTCGGCTTCACCGTGACCGGTGCGAGCCTGTATGTGCTGTGGAATCTCACCACCCTGCTCGGCGCGCTGGGCGCCTCGGCGCTCGGCGACCCCGCGGCCTGGGGCCTGGACGCGGCCGGTCCCGCCGTCTTCCTCGCGCTGCTGGCCCCCATGGTCAAAGGCCGTACAGAACGCGCCGTCGCGGCCTTGGCGGTGGCCCTCGCGCTGACGGGGCTGCCCCTGCTGCCGGCCGGTGTGCCGGTGCTGGTCGCCGCCCTCGCCGCGCCACTGGTGCTGACGGCCGGCGGCCGAGGCCGCGGCGGAGCAGGCACCGCACCTGCCGGACCGGCGAAGGACGAGGCGCGGCAATGA
- a CDS encoding AraC family transcriptional regulator has product MIPREQARHWEHPALPGVDLLHARYIRHTFPRHAHDGYVIAAITGGVEGIGLPDGAERAGTGGVVLINPETPHTAYAGTEEGWAYRVLYPTRQVVAAVAAEISLPRGTPAFTTTVLHDPATARMIADVHAAAERDNALAADTCLRLLVARLLTRHGAGPVAARGRQGGRDVAARAREMLTARLAEPPSLEQLAAEFGTSPFALLRAFKAVYGLPPHAWLTGERVKAARQLLEAGVAPATAATAVGFTDQPHLNRHFTRIVGVPPGAYQRERKNVQDLAPGAS; this is encoded by the coding sequence ATGATCCCGCGCGAGCAGGCCAGACACTGGGAGCACCCCGCGCTGCCGGGGGTGGATCTGCTGCACGCCCGCTACATCCGGCACACCTTCCCCCGACATGCCCATGACGGCTATGTGATCGCCGCGATCACCGGGGGAGTCGAGGGCATCGGGCTGCCGGACGGGGCCGAGCGGGCCGGTACGGGCGGTGTCGTCCTGATCAACCCCGAGACCCCGCACACGGCCTACGCGGGCACGGAGGAGGGCTGGGCCTACCGTGTCCTCTACCCCACCCGGCAGGTCGTCGCCGCGGTGGCCGCCGAGATCTCCCTGCCGCGCGGCACCCCGGCCTTCACCACCACCGTCCTGCACGACCCCGCCACGGCCCGGATGATCGCCGATGTCCACGCCGCCGCGGAGCGCGACAACGCGCTGGCGGCCGACACGTGCCTGCGGCTCCTGGTCGCCCGCCTGCTCACCCGGCACGGTGCAGGACCGGTCGCCGCTCGGGGCCGTCAGGGCGGCCGGGACGTCGCCGCCCGGGCACGGGAGATGCTGACGGCCAGGCTCGCGGAACCGCCGAGCCTGGAACAGCTCGCCGCCGAATTCGGCACCAGCCCCTTCGCCCTGCTGCGGGCGTTCAAGGCGGTCTACGGACTGCCCCCGCACGCCTGGCTGACCGGCGAGCGCGTCAAGGCCGCCCGCCAGCTGCTGGAGGCGGGGGTCGCGCCCGCGACCGCCGCGACCGCTGTCGGCTTCACCGACCAGCCGCACCTCAACCGCCACTTCACCCGCATCGTCGGCGTCCCGCCGGGTGCGTACCAACGCGAGCGCAAGAACGTACAAGACCTGGCGCCGGGTGCTTCCTAG